TAGATCCAGTAGGCCGTTTCGTCCATGTCGGCGGTTCCACCGCCTCCGTTCCGATGCCGCGAAGCGGCATCGCTGTCCTCGTAGGCGAAGACCGCCGCGAGCAGGCGCGAGCCGTAGCCGTGCTCGATGAAGGTGTCCGCGGCGAAGTGCATGCTCGTGATCAGATCCTCGGGGTCGTCGTCCTCGAGGATGACCCAGTGATAGCCATGATCGTCCGATGTGACCGAAAATCCGGTGCCGGTCTCTTCCTGGCCGGCCTCGAGGATCGCTTCGACCTCGTCGACGGCGTCACGGAAGTCGCTCGAGTCGACGCCGGAAAAGCAGAGCGCGCCGACGTCCAGCGACTCATAGCCCAGATCGGCCTGCATCGTGAGGTAGGCGGTGCTCATCCCGAAGAGGTCGTCGGGGTCGGCGTCGCGTCCGGCGTCGGCCTCGGCGCGCGATCCGAGGATGGCGCGGAGTCCGTCCAGCAGTCCCATATCTTGAGTGAGGGGCGCAGTTCCTTAGAAAGATTGCATTTCGCGCTCGAGGTCCCGAAGCTGTTCGACGCGGCGCTCGGTCGGCGGATGTGTCGAGAAGAGCCGACCGACGACGCCGGACTTGATCGGGATGATGAAGAAGGCGTTCATCTCGGCTTCCTCGCGCATGTCGTCTTTCGGAACCTTATCCATCTCGCCCGAGATCTTCAGGAGGGCGGAGGCGAGCGCCGACGGGTTGCCGGTGATGGCAGCGGCCCCGCGATCGGCAGCGTACTCGCGGTATCGCGAGAGCGCCCGAATGAGCAGGTAGCTGATGATCCAGACGACCAGCGAGACGAGGATCGCGACAATGATGCCGCCGCCACCGCCCTGACGGCCGCGGCCGTGGCCGCCGCCGAAGAACGCGCCCCAGCGGACCATCATGAACGCAATGGTCGAGAGGAACGAGGCGATCGTCATCACCATCATGTCGCGGTTTTTGACGTGAGAGAGTTCGTGGGCGAGGACGCCGTCGAGTTCGTCGGCATCGAGCGTCCGCATGATCCCCGTCGTCACACAGACGGCCGCATTTTTCTGGTTGCGTCCGGTCGCGAAGGCGTTCGGGACCTTCGAGTCGACGACCGCCACCTTCGGTTTCGGGAGGTCGGCCTGCTGTGAGAGTCGTTCAATCGAGGCGTGCAGTTGCGGGTACTCATCGGCCGAGACCGTCTTCGCGCCCATGCTCCGTAGCGTGAGCGTGTCGCTGAAGTAGTACTGCACGAGCGAGAACCCGCCGAACATGAGCCCGAAGAGCAACAGTCCACCGCCAACGTAGAGCGTGATCACGCCCGCGAAGACGATGTACAACGCGAACAGCAGAAACATCGTTACAAACATTCGGAACCGCAATCCCCAGTCCGCCTGCCATTTCATACCTAGAGCAACGGGCTCCGGAGAAATAAGTACCCTGACGATACGTCTGCCCGTGAACCGTCCTAACACGGGGCAGACCCAACCGACCCGACGAGTCATTCCGAAGATGTATTTGGATCGACTCGTTCCGTCGAAACAGCGAATGCCCTCCCCTGATTCGGTACTCCTCGAGGAGTGCACGTGGCCGGAAGTCGAAACGGCGCTCGAAAACGGAACGCGGACGGTGATCGTGGCGGTCGGCTCGATCGAGCAACACGGGCCGCACCTGCCGCTGAATATGGATACGCTGGACGGCGACGAACTCTCGCGACGCATCGTCGAAGAGTTCGGTGACGCACTGGCAGCGCCGACGATTCGGCCCGGCTGCTCGGGCCATCATATGGCGTTCCCGGGAACGATCACGATGCCGCCGGAGACGCTGATGGACGTGATCCGCGCCTACTGCCGCTCACTGGATGATCACGGGTTCGAGCACGTCGTCCTCGTCCCGACACACGGCGGGAACTTCGCGCCGGTCTCGACCGTCGCGCCCGAAATTGCCCGCGAGATCGACGCATCCGTGATCACCCTCGCGGACCTCGACGACCACATGGAACTGCTGAATGAGGGGCTTCGCGAGGCCGGCATCGAGTACCAGCAGGACGTTATCCACGCTGGGGCCGCCGAAACGGCCATGATCCTCGCAATCGAGGAGGGGCTCGTCCGCACGGATCGGCTCGAGGCAGGACCGGAAGGGTCGATTTCCACCGCGCGACTACTCAGCGAGGGGTTCGAATCGATCACCGAGAACGGCGTTCTCGGAGACCCCGGCGAAGCCATCGCCGACGCTGGTGCGGAGATTTTCGACACCGTCACCGACGCGTACGTCGAACGGATCGAAGCCGAGCGCAATGTCGTGTGAGACGAGCGGCAGTGACACTGCAGTTCGTCTCGAAACCTCTCCGCAGTAACTACAGTCAGTATTGTACGTATATCATACATTTTGGTCACCGGTCGATCGAACCCCTTCGTTTCGCATGGAGACCGTGTGACGGAGTCACGTCTGACGCAATCGAGTCGGTAGTAATGTAACTGATGTCTGACTTTTTATTCACCCGATCCCCCTTCGTTTCGTATAGAGCGACCCGAGCGTCACGGAACAGAACCGGTCGTGACTCGCGAATGAGAGAATTCGGTCGCCTCGAGCGAGACGATCGACTCGAGCGATGGAACGCGTCCCTTAACTCCGCGAGACCCCAAACGGGGCCAATGAGTGAGTCGCGTGCGTTCTGTCCCCGGTGTGGGGACCCCGTCCCCGAACGATCGGCGAGCGACGCGAACAATCCGTTGCGGCCCGGTGCCGAGGTCGAACTCTGCGATTCCTGTTACTTCGAGGACTTCGACTTCGTGGACGCACCGGACCGGATCGACGTTCGCGTCTGCGCCCGCTGTGGTGCAGTCTACCGGGGGAATCGATGGGTCGATGTCGGTGCGGAAGACTACACGGACATCGCCATCGAGGAGGTCAGTAAGGCGCTGGCCGTCCACGTCGACGTCGAAGACGTCGCCTGGCAGATCGATCCCGAACAGGTCGACCAGAACACGATCCGGATGCACTGTTTCTTCACGGGCGTCGTCCGCGGGACTCCAGTCGAAGAGCAGGTGACAGTCCCGGTTAGGATCGCCCGGCAGACCTGCACCCGCTGTGGGCGGATCGCTGGCGACTACTACGCCAGCATCGTCCAGATCCGCGCCGAGGACCGCACCCCGACGACCGAGGAGATCGAGCGAGCGAAGGAAATCTCGACCCAGATCGTCGCTGACATGGAGGCCACGGGCGACCGCAACGCCTTCGTCACGGAGACGAGCGAGACCGACGACGGACTGAACATCAGGGTCTCGACTAACAAGATCGGCAAGAAGATCTCGAACAAGATGCTCGAGGAGTTCGGCGGCACCGTTAACGACGCCGAGACCCTCGTCACCGAGGACGAGGACGGCAACGAGGTCTATCGGGTTACCTTCGCCGTTCGTCTGCCACCCTATACCCCCGGCAACGTCATCGCCCTCGCCGATGACGACGGCGGCCCTGTCCTCGTCCGCAGCGCCCGCGGCAACCTCAAGGGCATCCGCGTGACGACCGGCGAGCGCTACGAGGCGAGCTACGAGGAGGGGAACTCGCCCGACGCGCGGAGGCTGGGCGACCTCGAGGACGCCGCCGAAGCCACGGTGGTCACCGTCGAAGACGAGAACGCCGTACAGGTACTCGATCCCGAGACCTTTCAGGCGAAGACCGTCTCGCGGCCGGACTACTTCGATCCTGACGCCGAGACCGTGCCCGTCCTGAAGAGCCGCGCCGGACTGCATATTCTGCCCGACGAGAGTGATGACTGACGAGGACGCGACCGGTGGAGACGCGGCTGACGAGGACGCAACGGACCAGTCGGCGTCCGACGACACCCTCGAACGGACGGTCGACGAGGTCCTCGAACCCGCGGTAGCGGACGCGCCCCTCGCAGCGATCGTTGAGAAGCCGCGCGCAGAGACGGCCATCGAGTCGCTGCGCGCCGAGGGAGTCTACGATGATTCGCGGCGCGTGCGCGAGGCGCGAGGGCGAAGCGGAGCAAAGCCCTCAGACCATGCGAACGGGTCTTCGACCCGTGAGGACGGACCCGACGGGGTCGCGCTGCCGATCACGGAACCGCCGACCGAGACCGCGGTGCTCGAGGTCGTCAAGCAACTCGAGCCCGAGCCCCGAACCCCGGATCTCGAGGCGCTACTGGCCGACCGGGGCTGGCACGACGATGCTCTCGAGTCGGTTCCGGGCTCGTGGGCGGTGATCGGCTCGGTGATCCTCGTGACGGTCCCCGAGGGCTGTCCCGACGAGGGCGAGTTGGGCGAGGCCCTGCTCGAACTCCACGGCGAAGCTGACAGCGTGCTGGCCGACGAGGGAATCGCGAACGACGGCGCGTCCGGCACCTATCGCGAACCACGCACTCGCCTGATCGCCGGGGACGACGACACGGAGACGGTTCATACCGAGCACGGAACCCGATACGGGCTGGATCCCGCGACGGTAATGTTCTCGCCCGGGAATCAGGCTGAGCGCGCCCGAATGGGCGAGGTCGTGTCCGCGGATCATAGATCTGCGGACGGATCGCCGCGAGACGCCGACGAACGCGTGTTTGACATGTTCGCCGGTATCGGCTACTTCACCCTCCCGATGGCCCGGGCCGGCGCGCAGGTGACGGCGACCGAGATCAACCCGACCGCCTTTCGGTACCTGCTCGAGAACGCGATGCTCAACGACGTCGATGATCGGGTCGACGCGTACATGACCGACTGCCGCGACCTCGCGAGCGAGATCGAGGCCGATCGGGTCGTCATGGGCTACTACGGGAGCGCGGACGGTACCAGCGAGAGCGACGAGGAGACAGCACACGGAACCCGAACCGACGAGGCACATGACTTCCTCGAGGATGCCCTCGCGGCGCTCGTCCCCGGCGGTGTCGTCCACTACCACGAGGCGACCCCCGAAGCGCGGCTGTGGGAGCGGCCGCTCGAGCGCCTCGAGACAGCCGCCGCCGCGGCAGACCGAGAGCTCGAGGTCCTCGAGAAGCGACGGGTGAAGAGCCATAGCGCGGGCGTCGCACACGTCGTCGTCGACGCGCGATTCGAGTAACGATCTCCCGAATCATCACGAGCCGCGAGATCGGATGAGCCCGATGCAGAGCACTCGGACCCGGCGCTCGCGTCGGCCGAGATGGCTCACGGCGACGCGGAGCGGTCGTGACATTGATACTTGCGGAGCGAATCCCTTGGCGTATGAATAAGAGTCAGCTCATCGCTCTCGTCTTTGCAGTCCTCATGATGACCTCGATGGTCGCCGGGAGCGCGATCGCGATGTTCT
This genomic stretch from Natrinema sp. SYSU A 869 harbors:
- the htpX gene encoding zinc metalloprotease HtpX: MKWQADWGLRFRMFVTMFLLFALYIVFAGVITLYVGGGLLLFGLMFGGFSLVQYYFSDTLTLRSMGAKTVSADEYPQLHASIERLSQQADLPKPKVAVVDSKVPNAFATGRNQKNAAVCVTTGIMRTLDADELDGVLAHELSHVKNRDMMVMTIASFLSTIAFMMVRWGAFFGGGHGRGRQGGGGGIIVAILVSLVVWIISYLLIRALSRYREYAADRGAAAITGNPSALASALLKISGEMDKVPKDDMREEAEMNAFFIIPIKSGVVGRLFSTHPPTERRVEQLRDLEREMQSF
- a CDS encoding creatininase family protein gives rise to the protein MPSPDSVLLEECTWPEVETALENGTRTVIVAVGSIEQHGPHLPLNMDTLDGDELSRRIVEEFGDALAAPTIRPGCSGHHMAFPGTITMPPETLMDVIRAYCRSLDDHGFEHVVLVPTHGGNFAPVSTVAPEIAREIDASVITLADLDDHMELLNEGLREAGIEYQQDVIHAGAAETAMILAIEEGLVRTDRLEAGPEGSISTARLLSEGFESITENGVLGDPGEAIADAGAEIFDTVTDAYVERIEAERNVV
- a CDS encoding 60S ribosomal export protein NMD3; the protein is MSESRAFCPRCGDPVPERSASDANNPLRPGAEVELCDSCYFEDFDFVDAPDRIDVRVCARCGAVYRGNRWVDVGAEDYTDIAIEEVSKALAVHVDVEDVAWQIDPEQVDQNTIRMHCFFTGVVRGTPVEEQVTVPVRIARQTCTRCGRIAGDYYASIVQIRAEDRTPTTEEIERAKEISTQIVADMEATGDRNAFVTETSETDDGLNIRVSTNKIGKKISNKMLEEFGGTVNDAETLVTEDEDGNEVYRVTFAVRLPPYTPGNVIALADDDGGPVLVRSARGNLKGIRVTTGERYEASYEEGNSPDARRLGDLEDAAEATVVTVEDENAVQVLDPETFQAKTVSRPDYFDPDAETVPVLKSRAGLHILPDESDD
- a CDS encoding class I SAM-dependent methyltransferase family protein, which encodes MTDEDATGGDAADEDATDQSASDDTLERTVDEVLEPAVADAPLAAIVEKPRAETAIESLRAEGVYDDSRRVREARGRSGAKPSDHANGSSTREDGPDGVALPITEPPTETAVLEVVKQLEPEPRTPDLEALLADRGWHDDALESVPGSWAVIGSVILVTVPEGCPDEGELGEALLELHGEADSVLADEGIANDGASGTYREPRTRLIAGDDDTETVHTEHGTRYGLDPATVMFSPGNQAERARMGEVVSADHRSADGSPRDADERVFDMFAGIGYFTLPMARAGAQVTATEINPTAFRYLLENAMLNDVDDRVDAYMTDCRDLASEIEADRVVMGYYGSADGTSESDEETAHGTRTDEAHDFLEDALAALVPGGVVHYHEATPEARLWERPLERLETAAAAADRELEVLEKRRVKSHSAGVAHVVVDARFE